One genomic window of Camelina sativa cultivar DH55 chromosome 5, Cs, whole genome shotgun sequence includes the following:
- the LOC104788979 gene encoding polycomb group protein FERTILIZATION-INDEPENDENT SEED 2-like encodes MASTSQPEKEVVVISSDDDDDDANIVKYIKPVSVYRELKTRSKKNPYLRRRSLSYIIKGKKKKSNSRVNIRFNYRDVRNKKTLKAEDVDKFSCPFCMMPCGDHEGLGLHLKSSHDAFNYDFYRQEEDHGPEVDVCLKPETLQFGVLKNDLGNPQHNTFMFVSKRRKGRRERDMLRRLKPKFLKLPLDELPRSTENDELSHVNEDMVSSPPRAHSPEKTSDVLTTTQPEIAEPSAPVVPPVSDRTELFAESSEKANDILTTTQPAIAEPSAPVVPPVSERTELFAESSEKTNDILTTTQPAIAESSEPVVPLVSGRKELVAEPSEPVVPRVSGRKKSIAECSEPVVPPVSGRKKLIAECYEPVVPPVSGRKKSIAECSEPVVPRVSGRKKLTAEPSEPMGPRVSGRKKLIAECSEPVVPPVSERKKSIAECSEPVVPPVSGGMKLIVDLSEPMVPRVSGRKKLTAEPSEPMVPRVSGRKKLTAESSEPVVPRVSGRKKTIAECSEPLSPRLSGIKKLLAECSEPVVPPVSGRNKSIAECSEPVVPPVSGRNKSIAECSEPVVPRVSGRKKTIAECSEPLLPRVSGRKKLLAECSEPLVPPVGERRKLFAESSSELVVPPVSRRKKQVAESSSEPLAPPVKGRKKLAAESSETVVPPVKGKNKQVAESSEPVRGKKKQVSESSEPDRGKKKQVAESFEPVVSPVSERKHLPAESSEPNRRKKLPAEQSEDKGHERLRSRQFYHSHTFQPMTFEEVMSNDDSDNEDDDNVLDLQERLRFERVMGLRREQHRYMFMWNIFVRKQRVIADGHIPWACEAFTKLHKEELKRSESFDWWWRTFRIRLWNQGLICSKTFKNCTDIMIHQNFMIQKKPDEAGPSTSHQPAAAANANTEQSMEIDA; translated from the exons ATGGCTAGTACGTCCCAACCAGAGAAGGAAGTGGTAGTGATTTCTtctgatgacgatgatgatgatgcaaatATTGTTAAATATATCAAACCTGTCTCAGTATACAGAGAACTTAAAACTCGCTCAAAGAAGAAC CCATATTTACGTCGAAGGAGTTTGAGCTACATAATcaaagggaagaaaaagaa GTCAAATTCAAGAGTGAATATAAGATTCAACTATAGGGatgtgagaaacaaaaaaacactaaaagctGAAG ACGTGGACAAATTCTCTTGCCCATTTTGCATGATGCCATGTGGAGACCACGAG GGCCTGGGActccatttgaagtcatcacATGACGCCTTTAACTATGacttttat CGGCAAGAAGAAGATCATGGCCCGGAAGTTGATGTCTGTTTGAAACCGGAAACATTACAATTTGGG GTGCTAAAAAATGATTTGGGAAATCCACAGCACAAcacttttatgtttgt CTCAAAACGTCGtaagggaagaagagaaagagatatgcTGAGGCgacttaaaccaaaatttttgaaGTTGCCTTTAGACGAGTTACCTCGTAGCACAGAAAATGATGAACTTAGTCATGTGAACGAGGATATGGTCTCATCACCACCAAGAGCTCACTCTCCGGAGAAGACTAGCGACGTTTTAACTACGACTCAACCAGAAATAGCTGAGCCTTCTGCACCTGTGGTGCCTCCTGTTAGTGACAGAACAGAGTTGTTTGCTGAGTCTTCGGAGAAGGCTAACGACATTTTAACTACGACTCAACCAGCAATAGCTGAGCCTTCTGCACCTGTGGTGCCTCCTGTTAGTGAGAGAACAGAGTTGTTTGCTGAGTCTTCGGAGAAGACTAACGACATTTTAACTACGACTCAGCCAGCAATAGCTGAGTCCTCTGAACCTGTGGTGCCTCTTGTTAGTGGGAGAAAGGAGTTAGTTGCTGAGCCTTCTGAACCTGTGGTGCCTCGTGTTAGTGGGAGAAAGAAGTCAATTGCTGAGTGTTCTGAACCTGTGGTGCCTCCTGTAAGTGGGAGAAAGAAGTTAATAGCTGAGTGTTATGAACCTGTGGTGCCTCCTGTAAGTGGGAGAAAGAAGTCAATAGCTGAGTGTTCAGAACCTGTGGTGCCTCGTGTTAGTGGGAGAAAGAAGTTAACTGCTGAGCCTTCTGAACCTATGGGGCCTCGTGTTAGTGGGAGAAAGAAGTTAATAGCTGAGTGTTCAGAACCTGTGGTGCCTCCTGTTAGTGAGAGAAAGAAGTCAATAGCTGAGTGTTCTGAACCTGTGGTGCCTCCTGTAAGTGGGGGAATGAAGTTAATTGTTGACCTTTCTGAACCTATGGTGCCTCGTGTTAGTGGGAGAAAGAAGTTAACTGCTGAGCCTTCTGAACCTATGGTGCCTCGTGTTAGTGGGAGAAAAAAGTTAACAGCTGAGTCTTCTGAACCTGTGGTGCCTCGTGTAAgtgggagaaaaaaaacaattgctGAGTGTTCTGAACCTCTGTCGCCTCGTTTAAGTGGGATAAAAAAGTTACTTGCTGAGTGTTCTGAACCTGTGGTGCCTCCTGTAAGTGGGAGAAATAAGTCAATAGCTGAGTGTTCTGAACCTGTGGTGCCTCCTGTAAGTGGGAGAAATAAGTCAATAGCTGAGTGTTCTGAACCTGTGGTGCCTCGTGTAAgtgggagaaaaaaaacaattgctGAGTGTTCTGAACCTCTGTTGCCTCGTGTAAGTGGGAGAAAAAAGTTACTTGCTGAGTGTTCTGAACCTCTGGTGCCTCCGGTAGGTGAAAGAAGAAAGTTATTTGCTGAGTCTTCTTCTGAACTTGTGGTGCCTCCTGTTAGtaggagaaaaaaacaagttgCTGAGTCTTCTTCTGAACCTCTGGCACCTCCTGTTAAAGGGAGAAAGAAACTAGCTGCTGAGTCTTCTGAAACTGTGGTGCCTCCTGTTAAAGggaaaaataaacaagttgctGAGTCTTCTGAACCTGttagagggaaaaaaaaacaagtttctGAGTCTTCTGAACCTGATAGAGGGAAAAAGAAACAAGTTGCTGAGTCTTTTGAACCTGTGGTGTCTCCTGTTAGTGAGAGAAAACATTTACCTGCTGAGTCTTCTGAACCTAATAGGAGAAAAAAGTTACCTGCAGAGCAATCCGAGGATAAAGG ACATGAGCGTCTTAGGAGTCGGCAGTTCTATCACTCCCACACATTTCAG CCAATGACCTTTGAGGAAGTAATGTCTAATGACGATAGcgataatgaagatgatgataatgtTTTAGATCTTCAAGAACGCCTG AGGTTTGAACGTGTTATGGGTTTGAGGAGAGAGCAACACCGATACATGTTTATGTGGAACATATTTGTAAGAAAGCAAAG GGTGATCGCGGATGGACATATCCCTTGGGCATGTGAAGCGTTTACAAAACTTCACAAGGAAGAGTTGAAACGTTCTGAGTCTTTCGATTG GTGGTGGAGAACGTTTAGGATTCGCCTGTGGAATCAAGGCCTTATCTGCTCCAAAACCTTCAAAAATTGCACAGACATCATGATCCACCAAAATTTCATGATCCAGAAGAAGCCGGATGAAGCAGGTCCATCAACCTCTCACCaacctgctgctgctgctaatGCCAACACAGAACAATCCATGGAAATTGATGCATAA
- the LOC104788977 gene encoding uncharacterized protein LOC104788977: protein MKESDAVTEVAQASFEFIARINRMATRYERRVRDLERSGASNERIERLEAQLGEAVRSNQRLSDLVAKLEHHRSGLIKERDSLSTKLKESEASCNGLKLTLSSETRRLRDRRDEYGHHERINAFHEVAGRVQRLLAKHKSHAEAVEASREKLLEYNQACDS from the exons ATGAAAGAGTCCGATGCTGTCACTGAAGTTGCTCAAGCGTCTTTTGAG tttattgcGCGTATTAACCGCATGGCTACCCGCTACGAACGTCGTGTTCGAGACCTGGAACGTTCAGGGGCGTCGAATGAGAGGATTGAGCGCCTCGAGGCTCAATTGGGGGAGGCAGTTCGGTCCAACCAGAGGCTTAGCGACCTTGTGGCCAAGCTCGAACATCACCGGAGTGGGCTTATCAAAGAACGGGATTCTCTTTCGACGAAGCTTAAGGAGTCCGAAGCTTCCTGCAATGGTCTGAAGCTAACCCTTAGCTCGGAGACGAGAAGGCTCAGGGATCGGCGTGATGAATATGGGCACCATGAGCGAATCAATGCCTTTCACGAGGTGGCCGGTCGTGTGCAGAGGCTCCTAGCGAAGCATAAAAGCCACGCCGAAGCGGTTGAAGCATCGCGGGAGAAACTCCTCGAATACAACCAAGCT